In the genome of Plutella xylostella chromosome 6, ilPluXylo3.1, whole genome shotgun sequence, the window gtacaaggtgtgagtgtttgtttttttttaatattttaaataagcaTATTTCACAACTCGCGGctaattctaaaaaaaactatatttcaAATACTTACGATTCGGTTTTTAAAAaccattatgtatgtaggttgGCATATTATCGAGAATtatacacataaatattataatatgagcgtacatgtacctacttagtacaTTTTTAATATCAAATGCGATAACAAATATCGATACAAAGCAACACGCATGTTGGGCGTCTCTATAGTCGGTTATTAATTTGAGCAACATGCTCATCTTAGGACTTCGGTTAaggacattaaattatttatattgtattgtacctacctgCCTAAACGGATAACCTTAAGTACTGAATTAGGTATTACCTTTTAAtcattacttacctatttcaaTTTTCATACAATTTTTCAGCTTGATTGGACAAAAAATCGTTTTCAGACATCGAAAGTGCATGGCGCCATTTATCTGTTACTTTAAACCTCCATCATAAAACGTGAAACGGATACCCGTGACGTGTGAATGTTGATCGCGGGCGACAGACGACGCACAAACAACACTTCCCCAAGACCGTAGTGGTTTTATTGCTTTATTGAGGTTCTAGGGACACGGGGCAGCGAGGAAATGTGTCTGTTGTTTGGATGACTATTTTTTGTCACGACAGATTGATAAAAAGTCAAAACTTTAAATGCGTTTCctgctaaaaaaatataattttgggtTATATCttcaatgtaagtaggtataacaatcacaatacagggtgtttcaaaaagAGTATACTTACTAAGCTTATACATAACTTATAAGATGTTCAGAATGAcaccctgagtcaccccctttcggcttagtatactctttttatgcaacactctgtatgatataaaataacatagtCAGCAATTGTATAAGACCATGcattataaaacaaattttaatatgatttaCTACATAAACTCTACTACttaataactacttacttacatcaGCCTAAACCACAAACATAAAACCTACATGGattttttacgatgaatagtTTTATTGTAATCAATCAGTAATCAGTAATCATGTTCAGTGAGTATGATTAGTTCACCTGACGCGGTACATTAGCGGTCAACCACAACACTCGTGCTGGTTGTACAGATCAAATTCAACTAAAATATCCACCTTGTTTCGTGAGCTTTCAAACTTAAAAATCACAGGAGagcttttgaaataaaataaaatcagtcagTTTTGTTCTCTTCAGAGTTTATCACAAGAAATAACTTTTACCTTACAAGTAAGTAGTAGGTAAAAGTTATTTCTACGTGGCGTGGTggatcattattttttaagtctTAGAACTACCTACAGTATACTGTTAACAATGACTAGTTGTATCACTGTAACCTGAAACCTAAATGTAATAACAATTTGCCATTTTATTGAAACTACAGAGAGTTAAACTTAAACCTCTGGAGGTtcctatatattattttgtaggtaggttCGTAGTTGTGAAAATTTCACTACATACCTAATtcctatatgtataataatattatacatgtgTCTGAAAGAGACTTATGAATATGGAGTATTGTGAAGGAAGCGAAAGTGGTATGTTAGGAACGTGGCACGTAgagatccatagtctctgcctacccctctgagagacaggcgtgagtatatgtatgtacatataggtattatgtatgGTAAGTACACGCGCACAAAATCACCTTATCAGTGTGTTTGTCAGCACAGTGCGAGCCACACACGGCTGGAGCGGAGTGGACTGTATGTGGTTGGTTTGTAGGCCCTGGGGGTGCTTGAAGCTCGTGGGAGTAATAATAAACGGGAATTGTGATTGATCCGTGTATTTTCGTGTGAAGAGCAGAGACGGAAGAGGAAGTTGAACATAGACAATGATATGAAATATAGAAAACATAGATGATAATCACAGACAATTAATGTTGCTAGCCAACATGCTGCGGCCTCACAAGATgagaaaacaaataatatttttcttaataaatgtatgaaatataACTCTGTGCCTATGTACTTAACACCTTTAggtatcaatttacttttacaataatggttttttaataatatacctatacgtATTAGGAAATAACATTCAAAACACaacattaagtatattaacaACTGATGTTATACTATATTAACAACAAAGGGAAATTACACATGTAGTTATCtaataaaacacaataataacaatggtgttaacaaaacagtttaacaataacatcaaaGTTAGGTTGAATTACAACTACATCAacaagtacttaaaattaattacttactaaatattatCCTCAATAGGTAATatgcaaattttatttatagccctAATGTGAGACTTATTATTAGGAGTTCTCACTTCTACAGCTCTAACCTTGCTGTCATGCCCGGGGAAGAGTTTTACAATCCTGGCCAAGGGCCACATCATTGGAGGTGCGTTGTCctcttttaaaataactagACTACCTAGTTTAACATTACATACATCAAATTTCCACTTAGGTCTATTTtgtaatacatttaaatagtttttgtgCCAGACTTTCCAAAATGATTGTTTGATTTGAGTACAAATTTGCCAAAACTTTAATCTATTTTGTGGGATATTAGTGATATCGCTTTCAGGGTACATCATTAAGGCGTTACCAATTAAAAAATGACCTGGTGTAAGGTAAGAGTAGTCAGTTGGGTCAGCGGTCAATGGTAGCAACGGTCTAGAGTTGAGGACTGCTTCGATTTCACACAGCACAGTACTTAACTGTTCGTAGGTTAACACATTTTTACCTATCACCCTTTTCAGGTGGTACTTTGTACTTTTCACGGACGATTCCCATATGCCTCCGTACGTTGGTGAATAACATGGTATGTAATGGAATTGAATACCCTGTTGAGAAGCGAAATTATAAACTTGCTGACGGTGATTTTGTGAGCTTTGCAACTTATAGAGTTCGTTTAATTGATTATTGGCACCTTTGAATGTGCTAGCATTGTCACAATGTATTTCAGTCATAAGACCTCTCCTCGAAATTTGTCTTCGCAGGCAAGCGAGAAACGTGTCGGTGGTTAAATCTGAAGCTAGCTCGAGGTGAATAGCTTTTGTtgtaaaacatacaaaaacgCAGATGTAACCTTTTCCAATTACTGAGCGTCTTACGCGTGACAATTTAACATCGATAGGTCCAGCGAAGTCTACACCTACTCGCACGAAAGCTCTATTGGTAGAGGTTACTCTACTAGCCGGTAATGAACCCATGAGTTGTTTGGCTACTGTAGCCTTTTGTCTGAAACATGTAATACATTTgtgagttatttttttaacttctGATAATCCATTACAAATCCAAAatctttgatttaaactagaTAATAATAGCTTAGGGCCTGCGTGCAGTAGTCTTTCATGCTCACTTCTAATAAGCAGTGTAGTAATGTGAGATTCTCTTGGTAATATAACTGGATGTTTTTGGTTGTAAGTTATATCAGCATGGTCAAGTCTACCACCTACGCGCAGGAGGCCTTCGTTATCTACAAAAGGATGTAAATTTGACAAGTTTCCTTTTAGATTGTAATTTTTGCACAAAGAATCTATCTCTGTTTcgaaatatttatgttgttCGTACTTTATTATAAGCATTAAAGCGGAATTTAATTCAGCACTAGACAAATAGTCGtgatttattttagttttatttttatttatattgtttagaaATCGCAATATGTATGCTAAGAGTCTAACCATCTTTCTAAGATCAGAACAATTGCTGACTAAGCGCTCCAATACATACTCGAGCGGGCCTGTGTGAGACCCGTGGTCGCTGGAGAGCACCAAGCAGTGCTTCACTTCTGGTAAATCAGATGAAGTGTTCGTTTCAGTAATAGGAAAGTTATACTCACTGTCATTCAGGAAACGTGGGCCATGCCACCATTGCTCGCAACTTGACAGCTCATGCGGCCTGACGCCTCTGCTTACGAGGTCAGCTGGGTTATTATCAGTACTAATATACAACCATTGCCAGCTGA includes:
- the LOC119693035 gene encoding uncharacterized protein LOC119693035, translating into MDLNETLGQFWTNEKVPEIFSEKSPEHELCEQIFQNSVELKDKQFQVPLPLKLPLSEVKETLGDSFNLALKRFHNLEKKLMANPELFMQYKQFIHEFLSLGHGHYVDIEMYDINKQAAYYMPHHAIIKPESKTTKVRSVFDASMKTNKKVSLNDLQLNGPVVQRDLFDIMLLFRLGRYTITSDIKRMFRNILVDPAFTSLQNILWRDDPSQPIKCIRLDRVTYGLKSSSYLATRCLIELANRYENEYPLAAFILRNNTYVDDVLYSHNDLATVREAKQQLCSLLSLGSFNTHKWSSNNELVLSDIPLEDQHFDSIDLQKDNYNMKTLGLQINTKEDNFIITSPGTFDTNLLTKRSILSYIGRCYDPIGFINPIIVVAKSIMQKLWINNTDWNSCPPTDVEREWIQFTEDLRVMEPIQINRNVRFSDEDTVELIGFADASSSTAHGCCIYLRVTTPTGNTTLHLLCSKSRINPIQKKGMTVPRLELNAALLLSKLMSKTYDTLKLKVNVSKVYLFSDSQIVLAWLKMELTNLQAYVANRVNVIRQHTVSWQWLYISTDNNPADLVSRGVRPHELSSCEQWWHGPRFLNDSEYNFPITETNTSSDLPEVKHCLVLSSDHGSHTGPLEYVLERLVSNCSDLRKMVRLLAYILRFLNNINKNKTKINHDYLSSAELNSALMLIIKYEQHKYFETEIDSLCKNYNLKGNLSNLHPFVDNEGLLRVGGRLDHADITYNQKHPVILPRESHITTLLIRSEHERLLHAGPKLLLSSLNQRFWICNGLSEVKKITHKCITCFRQKATVAKQLMGSLPASRVTSTNRAFVRVGVDFAGPIDVKLSRVRRSVIGKGYICVFVCFTTKAIHLELASDLTTDTFLACLRRQISRRGLMTEIHCDNASTFKGANNQLNELYKLQSSQNHRQQVYNFASQQGIQFHYIPCYSPTYGGIWESSVKSTKYHLKRVIGKNVLTYEQLSTVLCEIEAVLNSRPLLPLTADPTDYSYLTPGHFLIGNALMMYPESDITNIPQNRLKFWQICTQIKQSFWKVWHKNYLNVLQNRPKWKFDVCNVKLGSLVILKEDNAPPMMWPLARIVKLFPGHDSKVRAVEVRTPNNKSHIRAINKICILPIEDNI